ATCCAGCAGCGGACGGCCATGGCGTCCAGCTTCAGCTCGTCCACCAGCGTGTCCAGCACGACGCCGAGGCGCACGATGCCGTCGAAGGCGCGCTTGGGCGTGCGGCCCCAGTTGGAGTAGCCCTTGAGCAGGGCGGCCTTGTCCTTCACCGCCTTGTCCGACGCCTTGAGCGCGTTCATGCGGGCGAAGACCTCGGACATGTCCAGGGTCTCCATGGTGATGCCGCGGCGCTGGAGGGCGATCTCGTCAATGCGGACGGTCTTGAAGTCCGTGGTGCGCGCGCCAATCGCGCCGAGGACCATGGAGCGCATGGCCTTCACCGTGCGGCAGAGCCGGTCGAAATAGTCCACGTTCTCCGCGAAGCGCGGGTCGGACGGATGGACGGTGTGCGGCTTGAGCACCGTAAACTCCAGCCCGTACTGGTGGAACACGTCCATGATGGAGAACTTGCCGCAGAAGGCGTCGCGGCGCAGCTCGGGGGCCATCTTGTCGAGGTCGTCCGGATAGGCCTGGATGAGGATCGGCACCCCGGCGTTCTGCAGCGCCGCCACGGCGCCCGTCTCGTCGCCGAAGTTCGGCAGGCACAGGATGACGCCGTCGTACTTGCCCGCGTTGCGGCGCAGGAAGTTCGCGTACACCTCGCCCTCCGCCGGGGTCTGCACCGCGCCGTGGCGCGTGGCGTCCGCGTCCAGCGCGATCACCTTGTGCCCCAGCTTCTGGAGCGTCTCGGTCATTTCCTTGCGCGCGCCCGCCTGCAGCGACGCCGGGAAAAACCCGCGGTTACCGAAAAACAGCGCAAACGTGCTTTTGGCCTGCTTCATGACGAAATCCTCTCGTTTTGGTTGCCTGCAAACCCTGACTGTCCACGCCGGCGTTCCGCCGCCGGCGACACCTCTCACTGGCTGCGGGTCAGCCCGCCAGCACCGCCGCGATGGCCGAGCAGATCCGGTCCATGTTGGACGGCGTCATGCCCGCGACGTTGATGCGGCCGGAGCCGACGATGTACAGCGCGTCTTTTTCGCGCAGCGCGGTCACCTGGTCCTTCGTCAGGCCGGAGAAGGAGAACATGCCCTTCTGGCGGGTGATGAAGGAGAAGTCCCGGTCCACGCCCTTCGCCTTGAGCGTCTCCACAAAAAGCTGGCGCATGCCGTTGATGCGGCCGCACATCTCCACCAGTTCCGACTCCCACAGGGCGCGAAGCTCCGCGTCGTTGAGGATGGTGGACACGACAAGCCCGCCGTGGGCCGGCGGGTTGGAGTAGTTCGTGCGGACGGCCTTCTCCATCTGGCTGAAGGCGCGGGCCGCCGTGTCGGCGCTGCCGCCCACGAGAATCAGCCCGCCGCAGCGCTCGCGGTAGAGTCCGAAGTTCTTCGAGAACGACGTGCAGATGAGCAGTTCCGGCAGCGCCTCCGTGAGCGTGCGCACGCCGAAGGCGTCCCGCTCCAGGCCGTCGCCGAAGCCCTGGTACGCGAAGTCCACCAGGGGCAGCCAGCCGCGCCGCGCGGCGATCTCCGCAATGGTTTTCCAATGCCCCGGCTCCGGGTCGAGACCGCTGGGGTTGTGGCAGCACGCGTGCAGCAGCACGACGTCCTCGGCCGGAACGGCCTCCAGGGCGGCGAAGAACGCGTCCGCCGCCAGCCCCTTCGTCGCCGCGTCGTAGTAGGCGTAGGACTTCACGGCGTGGCCCGCCGCCTGGAAAACCGCCGGGTGGTTCGCCCAGGTCGGGTCGC
This genomic interval from Candidatus Hydrogenedentota bacterium contains the following:
- a CDS encoding aspartate/tyrosine/aromatic aminotransferase, whose product is MFERLEMAPPDAILGLTEAFKKDPRPEKINLGVGVYKDADNQTPVLKSVKAAERRLLDTESTKNYMPITGDPAYAEAVIRTVFGGAGAAALGGRARAAHTPGGTAALRVAADFLTRGYGARTVWMSDPTWANHPAVFQAAGHAVKSYAYYDAATKGLAADAFFAALEAVPAEDVVLLHACCHNPSGLDPEPGHWKTIAEIAARRGWLPLVDFAYQGFGDGLERDAFGVRTLTEALPELLICTSFSKNFGLYRERCGGLILVGGSADTAARAFSQMEKAVRTNYSNPPAHGGLVVSTILNDAELRALWESELVEMCGRINGMRQLFVETLKAKGVDRDFSFITRQKGMFSFSGLTKDQVTALREKDALYIVGSGRINVAGMTPSNMDRICSAIAAVLAG